The Gammaproteobacteria bacterium genome window below encodes:
- the rsfS gene encoding ribosome silencing factor — protein MRLDRLKKLVIDALEDLKAQDIKVLDVRGLSNVTDLMIVASGTSDRQVKAIAYHVVEKAKKKGLPPLGVEGEQAGEWALVDLGDAVVHIMLPQTRDFYNLEKLWGDAAIEEGAGSVKKEIPKKSAKSAAKSGVTKPKKFASAKTTGKRRAPAVKRARSTGT, from the coding sequence ATGCGACTCGATCGCTTGAAGAAATTGGTGATAGACGCCCTGGAGGACCTCAAGGCGCAGGATATCAAAGTACTCGACGTGCGTGGCCTAAGCAATGTCACCGATCTCATGATCGTCGCGAGCGGAACCTCGGATCGCCAGGTCAAGGCCATCGCCTATCACGTCGTTGAAAAGGCAAAGAAAAAAGGTCTGCCGCCGCTCGGCGTGGAAGGCGAGCAGGCCGGCGAGTGGGCGCTGGTGGATCTCGGCGATGCGGTGGTGCATATCATGCTTCCCCAGACGCGCGATTTCTATAATTTGGAAAAACTCTGGGGTGATGCTGCAATAGAGGAAGGCGCTGGTTCCGTGAAAAAAGAAATCCCGAAAAAGAGCGCGAAATCCGCCGCCAAAAGCGGCGTGACTAAGCCCAAAAAATTCGCGTCTGCAAAAACCACAGGCAAGCGCCGGGCGCCTGCCGTCAAGCGGGCTCGCAGCACGGGAACCTGA
- a CDS encoding c-type cytochrome — protein sequence MSAQAPAEEPAKPAPAAASAGKAPSVEEGAALAKSSGCFACHDKEFKRQIIGPAWGAVAEKYRGKPDARDILVKWVHTGGTGRWGTAVMPPYSPRVPDNEIEKLVDFILSLPKPS from the coding sequence ATGTCTGCCCAAGCTCCAGCCGAAGAACCAGCCAAGCCGGCGCCCGCTGCGGCGAGTGCAGGCAAGGCGCCGAGCGTGGAAGAGGGCGCCGCCCTGGCCAAGAGCAGCGGTTGTTTCGCCTGTCACGATAAAGAGTTTAAGCGGCAGATCATCGGCCCGGCTTGGGGCGCCGTGGCGGAGAAATACCGGGGCAAGCCGGATGCCCGTGACATATTGGTAAAATGGGTGCACACCGGCGGCACGGGTCGTTGGGGGACGGCGGTGATGCCGCCCTATTCGCCCCGCGTGCCCGACAACGAGATCGAAAAGCTGGTGGATTTTATTCTGTCTCTGCCCAAGCCTTCTTGA
- a CDS encoding DEAD/DEAH box helicase, with amino-acid sequence MSFQTLNLDSKLLRAIEASGYTTPTDIQSQAIPVVLSGRDLMASAQTGTGKTAAFVLPALQRLLTASPRQGRGPRMLVLTPTRELAAQILDAVKRYGKFVQLRTGAIVGGAPYPAQQKLLRENLDIMVATPGRLIDHMERGRVDFSRVEMLVLDEADRMLDMGFIEPVELISKATPADRQTLLFSATLEGKVLGLARKLLKDPVRIQVAGAQEKHAQIEQRVHQADDMRHKRRLLDHILCTKDLNQAIVFTATKRSADDLAKSLTADGHACAALHGDMQQGARNRTVQRLRQGNVKVLVATDVAARGLDIKGVSHVINFDLPMVAEDYVHRIGRTGRAGTFGIAASLVGPQDWGKLAGIERLTGNRLERHVVPGLEPSVPESKASRPAPRQGKGRGQKAAAGKGGGFKGGFKQGFNKSRGESRPSGRADSRRSSARSRA; translated from the coding sequence TTGTCATTTCAAACATTAAATCTTGATTCAAAGCTGTTACGCGCCATCGAAGCGAGCGGTTACACCACTCCCACAGATATTCAAAGCCAGGCTATTCCGGTCGTTCTGTCAGGCCGCGACCTGATGGCCTCGGCGCAGACCGGCACCGGTAAGACGGCCGCCTTCGTTTTACCTGCCTTGCAGCGCCTGCTCACCGCCTCCCCACGCCAGGGCCGCGGACCCCGCATGCTGGTCTTGACGCCCACCCGGGAACTCGCCGCGCAGATACTGGACGCCGTCAAACGTTACGGCAAGTTCGTCCAGTTACGCACCGGCGCCATCGTCGGCGGCGCGCCCTACCCTGCCCAGCAAAAGCTGCTGCGCGAGAACCTGGACATCATGGTTGCGACCCCCGGCCGTCTGATTGACCACATGGAGCGCGGCCGCGTGGACTTCTCGCGTGTCGAGATGCTGGTGCTGGACGAAGCGGACCGGATGCTCGATATGGGCTTTATCGAGCCCGTCGAACTCATCAGCAAGGCCACCCCGGCTGACCGGCAAACCTTGCTGTTTTCCGCGACCCTGGAAGGTAAAGTTCTAGGCCTTGCACGTAAGCTATTGAAAGACCCGGTGCGCATACAGGTGGCAGGCGCACAGGAGAAGCATGCCCAGATCGAGCAGCGCGTGCATCAGGCTGACGACATGCGTCACAAGCGCCGTCTGCTTGACCACATCCTGTGCACCAAGGATCTCAATCAGGCCATCGTCTTCACCGCGACCAAGCGGTCTGCCGACGATCTGGCCAAGTCCCTGACAGCCGATGGCCACGCCTGCGCCGCCTTGCACGGCGACATGCAGCAGGGCGCCCGCAACCGCACCGTGCAACGGCTGCGCCAGGGGAACGTCAAGGTCCTGGTCGCCACCGATGTCGCCGCACGCGGCCTGGACATCAAAGGCGTCAGCCACGTCATTAACTTCGACCTGCCCATGGTGGCCGAGGATTACGTTCACCGCATCGGCCGTACCGGCCGCGCCGGGACCTTCGGCATCGCCGCGTCACTGGTGGGGCCTCAGGATTGGGGTAAACTCGCCGGCATTGAGCGGCTCACGGGCAACCGCCTGGAGCGGCACGTCGTCCCCGGCCTCGAACCCAGCGTGCCGGAATCCAAGGCGTCGCGGCCTGCTCCGCGCCAAGGTAAAGGCCGAGGGCAAAAGGCCGCCGCAGGCAAGGGCGGAGGGTTCAAGGGCGGGTTTAAGCAGGGCTTCAACAAGAGTCGCGGCGAAAGCCGTCCCTCCGGACGCGCCGATAGCCGCCGGAGCAGTGCCCGCTCTCGCGCCTGA
- the rlmH gene encoding 23S rRNA (pseudouridine(1915)-N(3))-methyltransferase RlmH, whose translation MRIHLIAVGERMPDWVKSGYDEYVKRLPRESRLQLVEIPAGKRGKGANLARAIQDEGERMLAALPKEAHVIALDMRGKQWDTPQLAQRLKDWLQDGRDVALLTGGPDGLAESCLKRADHLWSLSKLTLPHPLVRIVVAEQLYRAWSLLTGHPYHR comes from the coding sequence CTGCGCATTCATCTCATCGCGGTCGGCGAGCGTATGCCCGATTGGGTGAAATCGGGCTATGACGAATACGTCAAGCGGCTGCCGCGCGAGAGCCGCCTGCAACTTGTAGAGATCCCCGCAGGCAAGCGCGGCAAGGGCGCCAACCTGGCGCGGGCAATCCAGGATGAAGGCGAACGCATGCTCGCCGCTCTACCCAAAGAGGCCCATGTGATCGCCCTCGATATGCGCGGCAAACAGTGGGACACCCCGCAGCTCGCCCAACGGCTTAAAGATTGGCTGCAAGACGGCCGTGATGTCGCTTTGCTCACCGGCGGCCCGGATGGCTTGGCCGAAAGTTGTCTCAAGCGCGCGGATCATCTGTGGTCGCTTTCAAAGCTCACCCTGCCCCATCCGCTGGTGCGCATTGTGGTCGCCGAACAGTTGTATCGCGCATGGAGCTTGCTTACGGGTCACCCCTATCATCGCTGA
- the nadD gene encoding nicotinate-nucleotide adenylyltransferase — MIGILGGSFDPIHFGHLRLAVEVYQALKLSELRLIPTGQPPHRSPPIASAGQRLSMVKAAIKGVPGLRVDDRELRRSGPSYTVDTLLSLRAELGAMPLCLIVGMDAFLKLNTWHRWQELPGFAHIVAAHRPGWTGEPADEIRQLLAERRVDDPKRLTTSGAGCIFLCPITQLDISSSQIRRLTAESNSASFLLPESVLKIIKAENLYSTVHKENRCDSIA, encoded by the coding sequence ATGATCGGCATTTTAGGCGGCAGCTTTGACCCCATCCATTTCGGCCACCTGCGCCTCGCCGTGGAAGTGTACCAGGCCCTGAAACTCAGCGAATTGCGCCTAATCCCCACCGGTCAACCGCCGCACCGCAGCCCGCCCATTGCAAGCGCCGGACAACGATTGAGCATGGTCAAGGCCGCCATCAAGGGCGTGCCTGGCCTGCGCGTGGATGACCGCGAGCTGCGGCGCAGCGGCCCTTCCTATACGGTGGACACGCTGCTGTCGCTGCGCGCCGAACTCGGCGCCATGCCGCTCTGTCTCATCGTGGGCATGGATGCGTTTTTGAAGCTCAACACCTGGCATCGCTGGCAAGAGCTTCCGGGGTTTGCCCACATCGTGGCCGCGCACCGCCCCGGTTGGACGGGCGAACCGGCGGATGAGATCAGACAGTTGCTCGCGGAGCGGCGGGTGGATGATCCAAAACGGCTCACAACATCCGGCGCCGGTTGTATTTTTCTCTGCCCCATCACCCAACTGGACATCTCCTCATCGCAGATCCGCCGGCTGACTGCGGAGAGCAACAGCGCGAGTTTTCTGTTGCCGGAGTCCGTGCTGAAAATCATCAAGGCCGAGAACCTGTATTCAACTGTTCACAAGGAGAACCGATGCGACTCGATCGCTTGA
- a CDS encoding TIGR02099 family protein produces the protein MRRFLKYLRIGFISTAIVLIILAAVAVGVVRLLLPFAGHYRADIEQRVSETLGQPVKIGAVDVEWQGLNPRMRLSDVRLVNDTGERILYRFGEMVLEVDLPYYLRHGRVKPGGLRVSSVMLSLVRRSDGSLLLEGMNGEATGSGDVLGWFVQQGHLRVDDSELYWTDQRTRGKRLHFTGVNLTLSTQGARHQLSGKLTLASENGMTLPKKPDQHLDFVLDFSGAVMQPAEWDGKFYLRGQAMDLAQWSESVSSTAIRFSEGTGGFQVWGEWARGRLGRLEGEFGFDGVSWAAAPVKLTRASGLFAWQREGMGWALGIERLVIRRGNTPSPASRLTVHATTQAGATTELDIRADTLRLEEVNALVLAGGVLPPALQEALNSLQPQGELRDLRVRLPILMDGARFEDAPFSVQTQVVDLATQAWNTIPEISGLDAILQGDQHSGTLDLDTHRVSFIADKLLQASIGLDTLSGQVSWQHMDGAWRIGAEELRFNNADLDARLNMHMEFPEDGSSPFLDARVALENFDVGQLSRYLPVKVMAPKGVHWLEQSFPSGRVTGGSALFYGRLSDFPFDAHQGNFEVNLTTRDLLLAYHPDWPWLGDTEAEVVFRGRSLEVNAASARIYNSELIRAHAEIADVTVHEPLLTVKAKAKGPASDVVRLLNESPLKKEFGPYVSRLSAGGQSVLSLDLEIPLSPTPNRVKGTLELKDGSVRLPKEQFGQAIEFTHITGTVAFMEGLTFAGNDLAATFNGQPGRLSLRTEQGTRRTGANGPTPLTAIIELRSRADIATLVKQLKLAAPDIKAEWFNGLEGETDWLATLRLSDTANGAVQADLALASSLQGVTVRLPAPLAKAANEELPVRIATDLAKQGDKRLTLRYGDRINGVFELSQQNGWGLKRGELSFGGGEASLPEQGLRLSGELPQLSWADWQAYIATPAAGSQPNPLLQLLNRIDVRFGILEVFDQRLNAIALRAGQDAQGWNIALDSETIAGRGRFLQTPEQNLTMTFERLHLAALSKESKPSDFDPRHWPALHLTSESFKYGDIDLGRTTLDAAKQTGGLRIDRLQLESGHLRFDARGDWLVTGAGQTSRMDGKLDTDDLGKALAQLGYAETVEGGKAQMEIAANWPGGPGDYALANLNGTLSLKASKGRFLDIEPGAGRIFGLLSLQALPRRLTLDFTDLFAKGFGFDKIAGTFSLEQGNVYTNNLIMEGPSAVIAVTGRTGLDAKDYDQLVTVIPQIGSSLPLAAAVAGGPVAALGVFLADKLLPGIGQIGRYQYTVKGPWEKPVIEPVNKAPETKP, from the coding sequence ATGCGGCGTTTTCTTAAATATCTTCGGATCGGCTTCATCTCCACGGCGATTGTGCTAATCATCCTGGCCGCCGTGGCGGTTGGTGTGGTGCGTCTGCTGCTGCCGTTTGCAGGCCATTACCGCGCCGATATCGAGCAACGGGTCAGCGAGACCCTGGGCCAGCCCGTCAAGATCGGCGCGGTGGATGTAGAGTGGCAGGGACTGAATCCGCGCATGCGGCTCAGCGACGTGCGCCTGGTGAACGACACGGGTGAGCGCATCTTGTACCGCTTCGGCGAAATGGTACTGGAGGTGGATCTCCCTTATTACCTGCGCCACGGGCGCGTCAAGCCGGGCGGATTACGCGTCTCCAGCGTGATGCTCTCGCTGGTGAGGCGTAGCGACGGCAGTCTCTTGCTCGAAGGCATGAATGGCGAGGCGACAGGCTCGGGGGATGTGCTCGGCTGGTTCGTGCAACAAGGTCACCTGCGCGTGGACGACAGCGAACTCTACTGGACCGATCAGCGAACCCGAGGCAAGCGCCTGCATTTCACCGGTGTCAACCTCACTCTGAGCACTCAAGGCGCGCGCCATCAGTTGAGCGGCAAGCTGACGCTGGCTAGTGAAAATGGGATGACGCTCCCGAAAAAGCCGGATCAGCATCTCGACTTTGTCTTGGATTTCAGCGGAGCGGTAATGCAGCCCGCCGAGTGGGACGGTAAGTTTTATCTACGCGGACAGGCCATGGATCTGGCGCAGTGGTCGGAGTCGGTGAGTTCGACCGCGATCAGATTCAGCGAAGGGACGGGCGGCTTCCAGGTCTGGGGAGAGTGGGCGCGTGGACGCCTCGGACGGTTGGAGGGAGAATTCGGTTTTGACGGCGTGTCTTGGGCTGCTGCACCCGTCAAACTCACTCGCGCCAGCGGGCTGTTTGCGTGGCAACGTGAAGGCATGGGCTGGGCGCTGGGCATAGAGCGGCTGGTCATCAGGCGTGGCAATACCCCATCACCGGCCAGCCGTTTGACCGTGCATGCAACAACGCAGGCCGGCGCAACCACCGAACTGGATATCCGCGCCGACACCTTGCGGCTGGAGGAGGTCAACGCACTAGTATTAGCGGGTGGAGTGCTCCCGCCTGCGTTGCAGGAGGCCTTGAATTCACTGCAACCGCAAGGTGAGTTGCGTGATCTCCGAGTGCGCTTGCCGATACTCATGGACGGCGCTCGATTCGAGGATGCGCCGTTTTCGGTGCAAACCCAAGTCGTGGATCTCGCCACTCAAGCCTGGAATACCATTCCGGAAATTTCGGGACTGGATGCAATACTGCAGGGCGATCAGCATTCCGGCACTCTCGATCTCGACACACACCGTGTCTCATTTATAGCAGATAAATTATTACAAGCATCCATAGGACTCGACACCCTGTCGGGCCAAGTGAGCTGGCAACATATGGACGGCGCATGGCGGATCGGCGCCGAGGAGCTACGCTTCAACAATGCCGATCTCGACGCCAGACTGAATATGCACATGGAGTTTCCGGAGGATGGATCGTCGCCCTTTTTAGACGCGCGCGTGGCGCTGGAAAATTTTGATGTCGGGCAATTGTCGCGTTATCTCCCGGTAAAAGTGATGGCGCCAAAGGGCGTGCATTGGCTGGAGCAGTCCTTCCCCAGCGGCCGCGTGACCGGCGGCAGCGCCTTATTCTACGGACGGTTGAGCGATTTTCCCTTCGACGCCCATCAGGGCAATTTTGAAGTCAACCTCACCACGCGCGATCTGCTGTTGGCCTATCATCCGGACTGGCCCTGGCTGGGCGACACCGAGGCGGAGGTCGTTTTTCGCGGCCGCAGCCTGGAAGTGAATGCAGCGAGCGCCAGGATCTACAACTCAGAACTCATCAGAGCGCACGCCGAGATTGCCGATGTGACCGTGCACGAGCCGTTGCTCACTGTAAAAGCCAAGGCGAAAGGACCAGCATCCGACGTGGTGCGGCTGCTCAATGAAAGCCCGCTCAAAAAGGAATTCGGCCCTTATGTCAGCCGGCTCAGCGCTGGAGGACAGAGCGTACTGAGCCTTGATCTGGAAATCCCGCTCTCCCCCACGCCCAATCGCGTAAAGGGCACGCTGGAATTGAAGGACGGCAGCGTGCGGCTGCCTAAAGAACAGTTTGGACAAGCCATCGAGTTCACCCATATCACCGGAACCGTCGCGTTCATGGAAGGCCTGACCTTCGCCGGCAACGACCTTGCGGCGACCTTCAACGGTCAACCGGGACGGCTTAGCCTGCGCACCGAGCAGGGGACGCGGCGCACCGGCGCAAATGGGCCGACGCCCTTGACCGCCATTATTGAACTGCGCAGCCGCGCGGATATCGCAACACTCGTCAAGCAACTCAAGCTGGCCGCGCCCGACATCAAGGCCGAATGGTTCAACGGCCTGGAAGGTGAAACCGACTGGCTGGCGACCCTGCGGCTTTCGGATACGGCCAACGGCGCCGTGCAAGCCGATCTTGCGCTCGCCTCCAGCCTGCAAGGCGTGACGGTGCGCCTGCCCGCGCCGCTTGCCAAGGCCGCGAACGAAGAACTGCCGGTGCGCATCGCCACCGATCTCGCCAAGCAAGGCGACAAGCGGCTCACGCTGCGCTACGGTGATCGCATCAACGGTGTCTTCGAGTTGTCACAGCAAAACGGATGGGGTCTGAAACGCGGCGAGCTGAGCTTCGGCGGCGGTGAGGCGAGTCTGCCCGAACAGGGTCTGCGGCTGAGCGGCGAGCTGCCGCAGTTGTCATGGGCCGATTGGCAAGCCTATATCGCCACACCCGCCGCGGGCTCGCAACCCAATCCGCTGCTGCAACTTTTGAATCGCATAGACGTGCGCTTCGGCATATTGGAAGTATTCGATCAGCGCCTCAACGCCATCGCCCTACGCGCCGGGCAGGACGCGCAAGGATGGAACATCGCCCTCGACAGTGAGACCATCGCAGGGCGCGGCCGTTTCCTGCAAACCCCCGAGCAAAATCTGACGATGACCTTCGAGCGGCTGCACCTTGCCGCGCTCTCCAAGGAATCAAAACCGTCGGACTTCGACCCGCGTCACTGGCCGGCCCTGCATCTTACCAGCGAGAGCTTCAAATACGGCGATATTGACCTGGGCCGCACCACCCTCGACGCCGCCAAACAGACCGGCGGCCTGCGCATAGACCGGCTGCAACTGGAGTCCGGTCACCTCCGCTTCGACGCCAGGGGCGACTGGCTCGTAACCGGCGCAGGACAGACTTCCCGTATGGACGGCAAACTCGACACCGATGACCTCGGCAAGGCGCTCGCGCAACTGGGTTACGCCGAGACCGTAGAGGGCGGCAAGGCGCAGATGGAGATCGCCGCAAATTGGCCGGGCGGACCCGGCGACTACGCCCTCGCCAATCTCAACGGCACGCTCTCCCTCAAGGCCAGCAAGGGACGCTTTCTCGATATCGAACCCGGCGCGGGACGGATATTCGGCTTGCTCAGTTTACAAGCCCTGCCACGCCGCCTCACTCTTGACTTCACCGACCTGTTTGCCAAGGGTTTTGGATTCGACAAGATCGCCGGAACCTTCAGCCTCGAACAAGGCAACGTCTACACCAACAATCTCATCATGGAAGGCCCCTCCGCGGTGATCGCCGTCACCGGCAGAACCGGCCTCGACGCTAAGGATTATGATCAACTCGTCACCGTCATCCCCCAGATCGGAAGCAGTCTCCCCCTCGCCGCCGCCGTCGCCGGCGGCCCGGTCGCCGCGCTCGGAGTATTCCTCGCCGACAAACTCCTGCCCGGCATCGGCCAGATCGGACGCTATCAATACACCGTCAAAGGCCCGTGGGAGAAACCCGTCATTGAGCCGGTCAATAAGGCACCCGAAACCAAGCCCTAA
- the rng gene encoding ribonuclease G: protein MGMEILINITPHETRVAVVENGVLQDVFIERVHKRGLVGNIYKGRVARVLPGMQAAFVEIGLDRAAFLHASDILLAAKGGEEGKIRTPPEGISELLTEGQEILVQVVKDPLGTKGARLTMQIAIPSRYVVFVPYTQHIGVSHRLEDMAERQRLKDIVNAFVPQEGGGGYILRTAAEGISEEELRADMDFLHKLWQSVEERARSEPPETLIYEDLPLVLRTLRDLVRAEIEKLRIDSRETCQKVITFAEKFMPEMVSRIEHYPGERPIFDLYGVEDEIQKALERRVPLKSGGYLIIDQTEAMTTVDVNTGAFVGHRNLEETIFKTNLEATYAIARQLRLRNLGGIIIIDLIDMEDPEHKRQVLRSLEKYLERDHTRTHISGVSALGLVEMTRKRTRESLGHILCEPCPVCKGRGSLKTAETVCYEIFREILREARQYESQKLLVLASQEVVDLMLDEESASVAELEEFIKRPIRFQVESLYTQEQYDVVLT, encoded by the coding sequence ATGGGCATGGAAATATTAATTAACATCACCCCGCACGAGACCCGCGTGGCCGTGGTCGAGAACGGTGTATTGCAGGACGTGTTTATCGAGCGCGTCCACAAGCGCGGACTGGTGGGTAATATTTACAAAGGCCGGGTGGCCCGCGTGCTGCCCGGGATGCAGGCGGCGTTCGTGGAGATCGGCTTGGATCGCGCCGCATTTCTGCACGCCTCCGACATCCTGCTGGCCGCGAAGGGCGGCGAGGAGGGTAAAATCCGCACCCCGCCCGAAGGCATCAGTGAGCTGCTGACCGAAGGCCAGGAGATTCTGGTGCAGGTCGTCAAGGACCCGCTGGGCACGAAAGGCGCGCGGCTCACCATGCAGATCGCCATCCCCTCGCGCTACGTGGTGTTCGTCCCCTACACTCAGCACATCGGCGTCTCCCACCGGCTGGAGGATATGGCGGAGCGGCAGCGCCTCAAGGACATCGTGAACGCCTTTGTGCCGCAGGAGGGCGGCGGCGGTTACATCCTGCGCACCGCGGCCGAAGGCATCAGCGAGGAGGAACTGCGCGCCGACATGGATTTTCTGCACAAGCTGTGGCAGTCGGTCGAGGAGCGCGCGCGCAGCGAACCGCCGGAGACGCTGATATATGAGGACCTGCCGCTGGTGCTGCGCACCTTGCGCGACCTGGTGCGCGCCGAGATCGAAAAGCTGCGCATAGATTCACGCGAAACCTGCCAAAAGGTGATCACCTTCGCCGAAAAGTTCATGCCGGAGATGGTGTCTCGCATCGAACACTATCCCGGCGAGCGGCCGATCTTCGATCTCTACGGCGTCGAAGATGAAATACAAAAGGCCCTGGAACGCAGGGTGCCGCTCAAATCCGGCGGCTATCTGATTATAGATCAGACCGAGGCGATGACCACTGTTGACGTCAACACCGGCGCCTTTGTCGGCCATCGCAATCTCGAAGAGACCATTTTCAAAACCAACCTCGAGGCGACCTACGCCATCGCCCGGCAACTGCGGCTGCGCAATCTCGGCGGCATCATCATCATAGACCTGATTGACATGGAGGACCCTGAGCACAAACGTCAGGTGCTGCGCTCGCTCGAAAAATATCTGGAACGCGACCACACCCGAACCCATATCAGCGGCGTCTCCGCGCTCGGCCTTGTCGAGATGACGCGCAAGCGCACCCGCGAAAGTCTGGGGCACATCCTGTGCGAACCGTGTCCGGTGTGCAAGGGGCGAGGCTCGTTGAAGACCGCCGAAACGGTGTGTTACGAAATCTTCCGCGAGATCCTGCGCGAGGCGCGCCAATACGAAAGTCAGAAGCTTCTGGTATTGGCCTCGCAAGAGGTGGTGGACTTGATGCTCGATGAAGAATCCGCCAGCGTGGCGGAGCTTGAGGAATTTATCAAACGGCCGATCAGGTTTCAGGTGGAGTCGTTGTATACCCAAGAGCAGTATGACGTAGTACTGACCTAA
- the maf gene encoding septum formation inhibitor Maf, with translation MTPHIYLASSSPRRQALLEQIGVRYHVAEISVDETWDGREPPEEYVQRLSLLKARAARRIVADKALPVLAADTAVVLDSRILGKPKDRRDALSMLERLSGRRHHVLTAVALVNEQEAVRISISTVTFAATTPAQRAAYAASGEADDKAGAYAIQGRAAAFIERMEGSYSGVVGLPLFETAELLRDCGIEVL, from the coding sequence ATGACGCCCCACATCTACCTCGCCTCCTCTTCGCCACGCCGGCAAGCATTGTTGGAGCAGATCGGTGTCCGCTATCATGTAGCAGAGATTTCCGTGGATGAGACCTGGGACGGGCGGGAGCCGCCGGAGGAGTATGTGCAACGGCTTTCCTTGCTTAAGGCGCGCGCGGCACGGCGGATTGTCGCGGACAAGGCGTTGCCTGTGCTGGCGGCCGATACGGCAGTGGTGCTGGACAGCCGAATCCTGGGCAAGCCCAAGGATCGTCGGGATGCGCTTAGCATGCTGGAGCGTCTCTCCGGGCGCCGCCATCACGTGTTGACGGCAGTGGCGCTGGTCAATGAACAGGAGGCGGTACGCATCAGTATCAGCACGGTCACCTTCGCGGCCACCACGCCCGCGCAACGGGCGGCCTATGCCGCCAGCGGCGAGGCGGATGACAAGGCCGGCGCCTATGCTATTCAAGGCCGCGCGGCGGCCTTTATTGAACGGATGGAAGGCAGTTATTCCGGCGTTGTGGGTCTACCTTTGTTTGAAACGGCGGAACTATTGCGCGATTGTGGTATCGAGGTGCTGTAA